Proteins encoded together in one Phalacrocorax aristotelis chromosome 7, bGulAri2.1, whole genome shotgun sequence window:
- the NEU4 gene encoding sialidase-4 translates to MGSRHFPARTVLFEKESNGVTYRVPALLYLPCVAKLLAFAEERLSADDAHANLLVLRRGTIYGSYVEWEDMRVLETAMLQHYRSMNPCPLYDEFTGTLFLFFITVLGRTPEAYQIVTGQNVTRLCCVTSADQGLSWSTATDLTQQVIGGAIKDWATFALGPGHGIQLRSGRLLVPAYSYHIDCKECFGQLCKTTPHSFAFYSDDHGQGWRFGEFIPNLQTGECQLVSVDEEDGSNVLYCNARSPLGFRVQALSTDDGAVFHSGQLVQRLVEPPHGCHGSVVGFPAPFVYIPTTPQDPVMPLRVSARQLLRGMFPGLRYLPSPQGVSDELPIMDTSSLHKPAEPEKGCPSPGHHGHAHGITSVQQAPAVACNPTPFFHAPTWVLYSHPTSSMSRVNMGVHLSTFPRDVESWTEPWVIYEGPSAYSDLAYIKLPYNEASISGGPAVAFACLYENGMQSPYEQISFSMFTLQDVLQNIPLTATAPQRDGGPPRHGKQGRSCCLIS, encoded by the exons ATGGGCTCCCGGCACTTCCCCGCCCGGACCGTGCTCTTCGAGAAGGAGTCCAATGGTGTCACATACCGCGTGCCCGCCCTGCTCTACCTGCCCTGTGTGGCCAAGCTGCTGGCTTTTGCGGAGGAGCGGCTGAGTGCTGACGATGCCCATGCCAACCTGCTGGTTCTGCGCCGTGGCACCATCTACGGGAGCTATGTGGAG TGGGAAGACATGCGGGTGCTGGAGACAGCGATGCTGCAGCACTACCGGTCAATGAACCCCTGCCCGCTCTACGACGAGTTCACTGGCaccctcttccttttcttcatcacGGTGCTGGGTAGGACACCTGAAGCCTACCAGATTGTGACCGGCCAAAACGTCACCCGCCTTTGCTGCGTCACCAGCGCTGACCAGGGCCTGAGCTGGAGCACGGCCACAGACTTGACGCAGCAGGTCATTGGCGGGGCCATCAAAG ACTGGGCAACATTTGCTCTGGGCCCTGGGCATGGGATCCAGCTGCGGTCTGGCCGGCTGCTGGTGCCTGCCTATAGCTACCACATCGACTGCAAGGAGTGCTTCGGGCAGCTCTGCAAGACCACCCCTCACTCCTTTGCCTTCTACAGCGATGACCATGGACAGGGCTGGCGCTTCGGGGAGTTCATCCCCAACCTGCAGACGGGCGAGTGCCAGCTGGTCTCAGTGGATGAGGAAGATGGTTCCAATGTCCTCTACTGCAATGCCCGCAGCCCCTTGGGCTTCAGGGTCCAGGCACTCAGCACAGATGATGGGGCTGTCTTCCACAGCGGGCAGCTGGTCCAGCGGCTGGTTGAGCCCCCCCATGGCTGTCACGGCAGTGTTGTTGGCTTCCCCGCACCTTTCGTGTAcatccccaccaccccccaggACCCTGTGATGCCCCTCCGAGTCTCAGCTCGCCAGCTGCTCCGTGGGATGTTCCCGGGGTTGCGGTACCTGCCCAGCCCTCAGGGAGTCAGTGATGAGCTGCCCATCATGGACACCAGCAGCCTCCACAAGCCAGCTGAGCCTGAGAAGGGCTGTCCTTCCCCAGGGCATCATGGCCATGCCCATGGCATCACCTCAGTCCAACAGGCCCCTGCAGTGGCCTGCAACCCCACTCCCTTCTTCCATGCACCGACATGGGTCCTCTactcccaccccaccagctcCATGTCACGGGTCAACATGGGGGTTCACCTGAGCACTTTCCCCAGGGATGTGGAGAGTTGGACCGAGCCATGGGTTATCTATGAGGGCCCAAGTGCTTACTCGGACCTGGCTTACATAAAGCTGCCCTACAATGAGGCCTCCATCTCTGGTGGCCCGGCCGTCGCTTTCGCATGCCTCTATGAAAACGGGATGCAGTCACCCTACGAGCAGATCTCCTTCAGCATGTTCACACTGCAGGATGTTCTGCAGAACATCCCCCTGACAGCCACTGCTCCCCAGCGGGATGGTGGCCCCCCGCGCCATGGGAAGCAGGGGCGAAGCTGCTGTCTCATCTCCTAG
- the GAL3ST2 gene encoding galactose-3-O-sulfotransferase 2 isoform X3, with the protein MTDKAGVCTLVRPAGRNESVCFTLYKLEATKASTLCSRTMHEDTLPSRTVERTSRHIKCLIIFNLCLGLIFLSGFFHMKNKYYIILKSHEELLIPSMPCHAKTNVMFLKTHKTASSTILNIMFRFVEKYNLTVALPAGQLVHLGYPKTFLAHFVEEFQTIGQNYNIMCNHLRFNASEVHKVMAANTFYFSILRNPIPLLESSYVYYKDNVPAFRTSKDVNEYLASPMKYYHPADHKKNIYARNIMWFDFGYDNNAEDNKKYIQAVLKEIEQNFHLILIADYFDESMILLKRTLCWDLDDVIYFKLNSRSQDTVQTLTPESKERIKAWCSLDWKLYLHFNQSFWRRIEETIGLEELEKEVNHLQKRQKELMETCLLDQEAVGKDHIKNKALLPFQSGATNILGYNLKQDLDNRTLRTCQKMVMPELQYTSYLYAVQHPHKKRKQLGLPLLWTSFQEKMQLPTPN; encoded by the exons ATGACAGATAAAGCTGGTGTTTGCACTCTCGTAAGGCCAGCTGGAAGGAATGAGTCAGTGTGTTTCACACTGTACAAGCTGGAGGCTACAAAAGCCAGCACCCTGTGCAGCAGGACCATGCATGAGGACACCTTGCCCAGCAGGACAGTAGAAAGGACCAGCAG GCATATCAAATGTCTCATCATTTTCAACCTTTGCCTGGGACTCATCTTTCTGTCGGGATTCTTCCATATGAAGAATAAATATTATAT AATCTTGAAAAGCCATGAGGAGCTGCTGATCCCTTCCATGCCTTGCCATGCCAAGACTAATGTCATGTTCCTCAAGACCCACAAGACGGCCAGCAGCACCATCCTGAACATCATGTTCAGGTTTGTGGAGAAGTACAACCTCACTGTTGCCCTTCCAGCTGGCCAGCTCGTCCACCTGGGCTACCCGAAGACCTTCCTGGCCCACTTTGTGGAAGAATTCCAAACCATAGGACAAAACTACAACATCATGTGCAACCACCTGCGGTTTAACGCCTCGGAG GTGCACAAGGTGATGGCAGCAAACACCTTCTACTTCTCCATCCTGAGAAACCCCATTCCTCTGCTGGAGTCTTCCTACGTCTACTACAAGGACAACGTCCCTGCCTTCAGGACCTCCAAGGATGTGAATGAGTACCTGGCATCACCCATGAAGTATTACCATCCAGCAGATCACAAGAAAAACATCTACGCGAGGAATATCATGTGGTTTGACTTTGGCTACGATAACAATGCAGAGGACAACAAAAAGTACATCCAGGCCGTCTTGAAGGAGATTGAGCAGAACTTCCACCTGATCTTGATAGCAGACTACTTTGATGAGTCCATGATCCTCTTGAAGCGCACTTTGTGCTGGGATCTGGATGATGTGATTTACTTTAAGCTCAATTCCAGAAGCCAGGACACTGTCCAGACCTTGACTCCAGAAAGCAAGGAGCGAATAAAAGCATGGTGCTCACTGGACTGGAAGCTCTACCTGCACTTCAACCAGAGCTTCTGGAGGAGAATTGAGGAGACCATAGGACtcgaggagctggagaaggaggtgAATCACCTGCAAAAGAGACAGAAGGAGCTCATGGAGACCTGCCTTTTGGACCAGGAGGCAGTAGGGAAGGATCATATCAAGAACAAAGCTCTCCTGCCTTTCCAGTCAGGTGCTACAAATATCCTTGGGTACAACCTCAAGCAAGACTTAGACAACAGGACTCTGAGAACCTGCCAGAAAATGGTTATGCCAGAGCTCCAGTACACATCCTATCTTTACGCTGTTCAACACCCACATAAGAAGAGGAAGCAGTTAGGCTTGCCCTTGTTGTGGACCAGTTTCCAGGAGAAGATGCAGCTCCCAACTCCCAACTAG
- the GAL3ST2 gene encoding galactose-3-O-sulfotransferase 2 isoform X2: MKSPGCTSRILKSHEELLIPSMPCHAKTNVMFLKTHKTASSTILNIMFRFVEKYNLTVALPAGQLVHLGYPKTFLAHFVEEFQTIGQNYNIMCNHLRFNASEVHKVMAANTFYFSILRNPIPLLESSYVYYKDNVPAFRTSKDVNEYLASPMKYYHPADHKKNIYARNIMWFDFGYDNNAEDNKKYIQAVLKEIEQNFHLILIADYFDESMILLKRTLCWDLDDVIYFKLNSRSQDTVQTLTPESKERIKAWCSLDWKLYLHFNQSFWRRIEETIGLEELEKEVNHLQKRQKELMETCLLDQEAVGKDHIKNKALLPFQSGATNILGYNLKQDLDNRTLRTCQKMVMPELQYTSYLYAVQHPHKKRKQLGLPLLWTSFQEKMQLPTPN, translated from the exons ATGAAAAGCCCTGGGTGCACTTCAAG AATCTTGAAAAGCCATGAGGAGCTGCTGATCCCTTCCATGCCTTGCCATGCCAAGACTAATGTCATGTTCCTCAAGACCCACAAGACGGCCAGCAGCACCATCCTGAACATCATGTTCAGGTTTGTGGAGAAGTACAACCTCACTGTTGCCCTTCCAGCTGGCCAGCTCGTCCACCTGGGCTACCCGAAGACCTTCCTGGCCCACTTTGTGGAAGAATTCCAAACCATAGGACAAAACTACAACATCATGTGCAACCACCTGCGGTTTAACGCCTCGGAG GTGCACAAGGTGATGGCAGCAAACACCTTCTACTTCTCCATCCTGAGAAACCCCATTCCTCTGCTGGAGTCTTCCTACGTCTACTACAAGGACAACGTCCCTGCCTTCAGGACCTCCAAGGATGTGAATGAGTACCTGGCATCACCCATGAAGTATTACCATCCAGCAGATCACAAGAAAAACATCTACGCGAGGAATATCATGTGGTTTGACTTTGGCTACGATAACAATGCAGAGGACAACAAAAAGTACATCCAGGCCGTCTTGAAGGAGATTGAGCAGAACTTCCACCTGATCTTGATAGCAGACTACTTTGATGAGTCCATGATCCTCTTGAAGCGCACTTTGTGCTGGGATCTGGATGATGTGATTTACTTTAAGCTCAATTCCAGAAGCCAGGACACTGTCCAGACCTTGACTCCAGAAAGCAAGGAGCGAATAAAAGCATGGTGCTCACTGGACTGGAAGCTCTACCTGCACTTCAACCAGAGCTTCTGGAGGAGAATTGAGGAGACCATAGGACtcgaggagctggagaaggaggtgAATCACCTGCAAAAGAGACAGAAGGAGCTCATGGAGACCTGCCTTTTGGACCAGGAGGCAGTAGGGAAGGATCATATCAAGAACAAAGCTCTCCTGCCTTTCCAGTCAGGTGCTACAAATATCCTTGGGTACAACCTCAAGCAAGACTTAGACAACAGGACTCTGAGAACCTGCCAGAAAATGGTTATGCCAGAGCTCCAGTACACATCCTATCTTTACGCTGTTCAACACCCACATAAGAAGAGGAAGCAGTTAGGCTTGCCCTTGTTGTGGACCAGTTTCCAGGAGAAGATGCAGCTCCCAACTCCCAACTAG
- the GAL3ST2 gene encoding galactose-3-O-sulfotransferase 2 isoform X1: MKSPGCTSRHIKCLIIFNLCLGLIFLSGFFHMKNKYYIILKSHEELLIPSMPCHAKTNVMFLKTHKTASSTILNIMFRFVEKYNLTVALPAGQLVHLGYPKTFLAHFVEEFQTIGQNYNIMCNHLRFNASEVHKVMAANTFYFSILRNPIPLLESSYVYYKDNVPAFRTSKDVNEYLASPMKYYHPADHKKNIYARNIMWFDFGYDNNAEDNKKYIQAVLKEIEQNFHLILIADYFDESMILLKRTLCWDLDDVIYFKLNSRSQDTVQTLTPESKERIKAWCSLDWKLYLHFNQSFWRRIEETIGLEELEKEVNHLQKRQKELMETCLLDQEAVGKDHIKNKALLPFQSGATNILGYNLKQDLDNRTLRTCQKMVMPELQYTSYLYAVQHPHKKRKQLGLPLLWTSFQEKMQLPTPN; encoded by the exons ATGAAAAGCCCTGGGTGCACTTCAAG GCATATCAAATGTCTCATCATTTTCAACCTTTGCCTGGGACTCATCTTTCTGTCGGGATTCTTCCATATGAAGAATAAATATTATAT AATCTTGAAAAGCCATGAGGAGCTGCTGATCCCTTCCATGCCTTGCCATGCCAAGACTAATGTCATGTTCCTCAAGACCCACAAGACGGCCAGCAGCACCATCCTGAACATCATGTTCAGGTTTGTGGAGAAGTACAACCTCACTGTTGCCCTTCCAGCTGGCCAGCTCGTCCACCTGGGCTACCCGAAGACCTTCCTGGCCCACTTTGTGGAAGAATTCCAAACCATAGGACAAAACTACAACATCATGTGCAACCACCTGCGGTTTAACGCCTCGGAG GTGCACAAGGTGATGGCAGCAAACACCTTCTACTTCTCCATCCTGAGAAACCCCATTCCTCTGCTGGAGTCTTCCTACGTCTACTACAAGGACAACGTCCCTGCCTTCAGGACCTCCAAGGATGTGAATGAGTACCTGGCATCACCCATGAAGTATTACCATCCAGCAGATCACAAGAAAAACATCTACGCGAGGAATATCATGTGGTTTGACTTTGGCTACGATAACAATGCAGAGGACAACAAAAAGTACATCCAGGCCGTCTTGAAGGAGATTGAGCAGAACTTCCACCTGATCTTGATAGCAGACTACTTTGATGAGTCCATGATCCTCTTGAAGCGCACTTTGTGCTGGGATCTGGATGATGTGATTTACTTTAAGCTCAATTCCAGAAGCCAGGACACTGTCCAGACCTTGACTCCAGAAAGCAAGGAGCGAATAAAAGCATGGTGCTCACTGGACTGGAAGCTCTACCTGCACTTCAACCAGAGCTTCTGGAGGAGAATTGAGGAGACCATAGGACtcgaggagctggagaaggaggtgAATCACCTGCAAAAGAGACAGAAGGAGCTCATGGAGACCTGCCTTTTGGACCAGGAGGCAGTAGGGAAGGATCATATCAAGAACAAAGCTCTCCTGCCTTTCCAGTCAGGTGCTACAAATATCCTTGGGTACAACCTCAAGCAAGACTTAGACAACAGGACTCTGAGAACCTGCCAGAAAATGGTTATGCCAGAGCTCCAGTACACATCCTATCTTTACGCTGTTCAACACCCACATAAGAAGAGGAAGCAGTTAGGCTTGCCCTTGTTGTGGACCAGTTTCCAGGAGAAGATGCAGCTCCCAACTCCCAACTAG